The following coding sequences are from one Canis lupus baileyi chromosome 19, mCanLup2.hap1, whole genome shotgun sequence window:
- the NDUFB7 gene encoding NADH dehydrogenase [ubiquinone] 1 beta subcomplex subunit 7, with the protein MGAHLARRYVTDPSGEPDPKRMPTFPADYGFPGRKEREMVATQQQMNDAQLVLQQRDYCAHYLIRLLKCKRDSFPNILACKHEQHDWDYCEHLDYVMRMKEFERERRLLQRKKRREQREADVARGQGAGEVAPEVAL; encoded by the exons ATGGGGGCGCATCTGGCGCGGCGCTATGTGACCGATCCATCGGGGGAGCCCGACCCCAAGCGGATGCCCACCTTCCCCGCGGACTACGGCTTCCCGGGGCGCAAGGAGCGCG AGATGGTGGCCACACAGCAGCAGATGAACGACGCACAGCTGGTGCTCCAGCAGCGAGACTACTGTGCCCACTACCTCATCCGGCTGCTCAAGTGCAAGCGTGACAGCTtccccaacatcctggcctgCAAGCACGAGCAGCACGACTGGGACTACTGCGAGCACCTTGA CTATGTGATGCGCATGAAGGAGTTTGAGCGGGAACGGCGGCTGCTCCAGCGGAAGAAGCGGCGGGAACAGAGGGAGGCAGATGTGGCCAGAGGCCAGGGGGCCGGTGAGGTGGCCCCCGAGGTAGCCCTGTAG
- the TECR gene encoding very-long-chain enoyl-CoA reductase isoform X2, whose translation MKHYEVEILDAKTREKLCFLDKVEPHATIAEIKNLFTKTHPQWYPARQSLRLDPKGKSLKDEDILQKLPVGTTATLYFRDLGAQISWVTVFLTEYAGPLFIYLLFYFRVPFIYGHKYDFTSSRHSVVHLACICHSFHYVKRLLETLFVHRFSHGTMPLRNIFKNCTYYWGFAAWMAYYINHPLYTPPTYGAQQVKLALAIFVICQLGNFSIHMALRDLRPAGSKTRKIPYPTKNPFTWLFLLVSCPNYTYEVGSWIGFAIMTQCLPVALFSLVGFTQMTIWAKGKHRSYLKEFRDYPPLRMPIIPFLL comes from the exons GTGGAGATTCTGGACGCAAAGACGCGGGAGAAGCTGTGCTTCCTGGACAAG GTGGAGCCCCATGCCACCATTGCCGAGATCAAGAACCTTTTCACCAAGACCC ATCCGCAGTGGTACCCTGCTCGCCAGTCCCTCCGCCTGGACCCCA AGGGCAAGTCCCTGAAGGATGAGGACATTCTGCAGAAGCTGCCCGTGGGCACCACGGCCACACTCTACTTCCGGGACCTGGGGGCCCAGATCAGCTGGGTGACG GTCTTCCTGACTGAGTACGCAGGGCCCCTCTTTATCTATCTGCTCTTCTACTTCCGCGTCCCCTTCATCTACGGCCACAAATACGACTTCACGTCCAGCCGGCACTCGGTGGTGCA CCTCGCCTGCATCTGCCACTCATTCCACTACGTCAAGCGTCTGCTGGAGACGCTCTTCGTGCACCGCTTCTCCCATGGCACCATGCCCTTGCGCAACATCTTCAAG AACTGCACCTACTACTGGGGCTTTGCCGCCTGGATGGCCTATTACATCAACCATCCTCTCTACACGCCCCCTA CCTACGGAGCTCAGCAGGTTAAACTGGCACTGGCCATCTTCGTG ATCTGCCAGCTTGGCAACTTCTCCATCCACATGGCCCTGCGAGACCTGCGGCCAGCGG GGTCCAAGACCAGGAAGATCCCATACCCCACCAAGAACCCCTTCACGTGGCTCTTCCTGCTGGTGTCCTGCCCCAACTACACCTACGAG GTGGGGTCCTGGATTGGCTTTGCCATCATGACACAATGTCTCCCAG TGGCCCTCTTCTCCCTGGTGGGCTTCACTCAGATGACCATCTGGGCCAAGGGCAAGCACCGCAGCTACCTGAAGGAGTTCCGAGACTACCCACCCCTGCGCATGCCCATCATCCCCTTCCTGCTCTGA